The following proteins are co-located in the Hyla sarda isolate aHylSar1 unplaced genomic scaffold, aHylSar1.hap1 scaffold_909, whole genome shotgun sequence genome:
- the LOC130349065 gene encoding histone H2A type 1: protein MSGRGKQGGKVRAKAKTRSSRAGLQFPVGRVHRLLRKGNYAERVGAGAPVYLAAVLEYLTAEILELAGNAARDNKKTRIIPRHLQLAVRNDEELNKLLGGVTIAQGGVLPNIQAVLLPKKTESSKAAKSK from the coding sequence atgtCTGGACGCGGCAAACAAGGAGGAAAGGTTCGGGCTAAGGCAAAGACCCGCTCATCCCGGGCAGGGCTCCAGTTCCCCGTCGGTCGTGTACATAGGCTTCTCCGCAAAGGGAACTACGCCGAGAGGGTTGGCGCCGGTGCTCCGGTCTACCTGGCCGCTGTGCTGGAGTATTTAACCGCTGAGATCCTGGAATTGGCTGGTAATGCCGCCCGGGACAACAAGAAGACCCGCAtcatcccccgtcacctgcagcttgccgtgcgcaatgacgaggagcTGAACAAGCTGCTGGGTGGGGTGACCATTGCCCAGGGAGGCGTCCTGCCCAACATCCAGGCCGTGCTGCTGCCCAAGAAGACCGAGAGCAGCAAAGCGGCCAAGAGCAAGTGA
- the LOC130349068 gene encoding histone H2B 1.1 yields the protein MPDPAKSAPAPKKGSKKAVTKTQKKDGKKRRKTRKESYAIYVYKVLKQVHPDTGISSKAMGIMNSFVNDIFERIAGEASRLAHYNKRSTITSREIQTAVRLLLPGELAKHAVSEGTKAVTKYTSAK from the coding sequence ATGCCTGATCCCGCCAAGTCTGCACCAGCGCCCAAGAAAGGCTccaagaaagccgtgaccaagacTCAGAAGAAGGACGGCAAGAAGCGtaggaagaccaggaaggaaaGCTATGCCATCTACGTGTACAAGGTGCTCAAGCAGGTCCACCCTGACACCGGCATCTCCTCCAAGGCCATGGGCATCATGAACTCCTTTGTGAATGATATCTTCGAGCGCATAGCAGGGGAAGCCTCCCGCCTGGCTCACTACAACAAGCGCTCCACCATCACCTCCCGGGAGATCCAGACCGCCGTGCGCCTGCTGCTGCCTGGAGAGCTGGCCAAGCACGCCGTGTCCGAGGGCACCAAGGCCGTCACCAAGTACACCAGCGCCAAGTAA